One genomic region from Reichenbachiella ulvae encodes:
- a CDS encoding two-component regulator propeller domain-containing protein, protein MRERIRIGVLIAFGLIYGFAAHSQHPLRLQFQHIQKPLVKNLVETVCQDSYGYMWIGTDGGLHKSDGTNFELFTDAEGLPANYILSIYEDQNEQLWVGTNEGVARFDRKLNRFEHLPNVGTKKDDMLNDNWIRGILEDNTGRLWITSESRGLFYWEEDHFVHFPTGSAPGQINSRRTGGMTLDKDGRLWVATFDDGLYIIDTETLHATNHKKLYTREGQEEWVYFCWTLEADRDGTVWMGTKGTGLYHLELRQDSVMTRRFVNDPDDPNTLSNNEVYTLHIDQKGRLWVGNENGGLHLFDRSKEQFTRYEHRENDPRSLAQNSVRCVYTDSQDRLWVGTAFRGLDVFDPYYTKFTHYEHMEGGKKGLNNNLVRDFYEEENGNIWIATDGGGLNYWDRSENTFDYYMHDPDDKTTLNSDAILGLAEDPSGKLWVTGWSAGINVLTNRDQMTFAHYRDKGFRNSFPMNHFFDIIRDQKGNLWAANFGTGLMQYNWEEKTFRMLYGEPGPDSFFPFNRFTTLIEDSQGDLWIGTENAGVVRLMNKENEKPEFTILSEKKKIIYQILEGHQGYIWVGTDQGLDRIERQTGEIKTYGENDEWPSKTIVSIAEDDNHKLWLGTTSGLICFDPDNEEIETYDISDGLQGNEFSRYAATRLSTGELIFGGMNGFNIFHPDSVFKNPNLPPVYFTSFKIFNQEVKIGGEESPLNAHISTLDEITLTHEQSVFSLEFAAVNFTRSENNQYAFMLEGLEDQWNYVGTDHKATYSNLNPGEYTLRVKATNNDGIWNEKGATLRIIILPPWWKSWWAYSIMIIAGALIILMIVRLRTSYINDQKKRLQLLVDERTSQLEHQNNKVKEQADELKMYNESLNALNETLEETVKARTKELRHKNEKLAEYAFINAHNLRVPVANIKGIIQLFSQNKSREEIEELIELLRGQSEKLDKVLLDIQQMLDKDESLNKNKGRFKPIDKSEYGL, encoded by the coding sequence ACACCCCTTAAGACTTCAATTTCAACACATTCAGAAACCTTTGGTGAAAAACCTCGTCGAGACGGTTTGCCAGGACTCCTATGGTTACATGTGGATAGGGACGGATGGAGGTCTTCACAAGTCAGATGGCACCAATTTCGAACTATTTACAGATGCAGAAGGCTTGCCAGCCAATTATATATTGTCAATATATGAGGATCAAAATGAACAACTATGGGTAGGTACCAATGAAGGAGTAGCCCGGTTCGACAGGAAGCTGAATCGTTTTGAACACTTACCGAATGTAGGTACTAAAAAGGACGATATGCTCAACGACAATTGGATTAGAGGCATATTGGAAGATAATACTGGCAGACTATGGATTACCAGCGAATCTCGCGGGTTATTCTATTGGGAAGAAGACCACTTTGTTCATTTCCCTACTGGCAGTGCTCCAGGTCAAATCAATTCTCGACGTACTGGGGGAATGACACTTGATAAGGATGGTAGATTGTGGGTAGCCACCTTTGATGATGGGCTTTATATCATAGACACCGAAACCCTCCATGCCACTAACCATAAAAAACTATATACCAGAGAGGGCCAGGAGGAGTGGGTGTATTTCTGTTGGACATTGGAGGCCGACCGGGATGGTACTGTATGGATGGGCACCAAAGGAACGGGTCTGTATCACCTGGAGCTCAGGCAAGACAGCGTCATGACCAGGCGATTTGTCAATGACCCTGATGATCCTAACACCTTGTCGAACAATGAAGTGTATACGTTGCACATTGATCAGAAAGGAAGACTATGGGTGGGGAATGAAAACGGAGGACTGCATTTGTTTGACCGAAGCAAAGAGCAGTTCACAAGATATGAGCATAGAGAAAATGACCCCCGCAGTTTGGCCCAAAATTCAGTGCGATGTGTTTATACCGACTCTCAAGACAGACTTTGGGTAGGCACAGCCTTTAGAGGTCTGGATGTTTTCGATCCCTATTACACCAAATTCACTCACTACGAGCACATGGAGGGAGGCAAAAAGGGTTTAAATAATAATCTGGTTCGGGATTTTTATGAAGAAGAGAATGGTAACATTTGGATTGCCACTGATGGGGGTGGACTCAACTATTGGGATCGAAGTGAGAATACCTTTGATTATTACATGCACGATCCAGACGATAAAACGACGCTCAATTCCGATGCAATATTAGGTCTGGCAGAAGACCCCTCAGGAAAACTTTGGGTGACAGGATGGTCTGCAGGTATCAATGTGCTCACCAATCGGGATCAAATGACCTTTGCTCATTATCGTGACAAAGGTTTCAGGAACTCCTTTCCTATGAACCATTTCTTTGATATCATCCGGGATCAAAAAGGGAATCTCTGGGCAGCTAATTTTGGCACAGGTTTGATGCAGTACAATTGGGAGGAAAAGACCTTCAGGATGCTATATGGAGAACCAGGGCCTGACAGTTTCTTTCCTTTCAATCGATTCACTACCTTGATAGAAGATAGTCAGGGAGACCTATGGATCGGTACCGAAAATGCAGGCGTAGTGCGGCTGATGAACAAGGAAAATGAAAAGCCAGAATTCACTATCCTCTCTGAGAAAAAGAAGATCATTTATCAAATTCTGGAAGGCCACCAAGGATATATATGGGTAGGGACTGATCAGGGACTCGATCGGATAGAAAGACAAACAGGTGAAATAAAAACCTATGGTGAAAACGATGAATGGCCCAGTAAAACTATAGTATCCATCGCCGAGGACGACAATCACAAGCTTTGGTTAGGAACTACCAGTGGCTTGATTTGCTTTGATCCTGACAATGAGGAAATAGAAACCTATGACATCAGCGATGGTTTGCAGGGCAATGAATTCTCACGATATGCGGCTACCCGATTGAGTACAGGGGAATTGATATTTGGGGGGATGAATGGTTTCAATATTTTTCATCCAGACAGTGTTTTCAAGAATCCTAATTTGCCTCCAGTCTACTTCACCAGTTTCAAAATATTTAATCAGGAAGTCAAAATAGGAGGAGAAGAATCTCCACTCAATGCACATATCTCTACCCTTGACGAAATCACACTTACCCATGAGCAATCGGTATTTAGTCTGGAGTTTGCTGCGGTCAATTTCACCCGTAGCGAGAACAATCAATACGCCTTTATGCTAGAGGGGCTGGAGGACCAGTGGAACTATGTGGGTACCGATCACAAGGCCACCTATTCTAATTTGAATCCTGGAGAGTATACGCTTCGGGTAAAGGCAACCAACAACGACGGCATTTGGAATGAGAAGGGTGCTACACTTCGTATCATCATTTTACCTCCCTGGTGGAAGTCCTGGTGGGCCTACAGCATAATGATAATAGCAGGAGCCTTGATCATATTGATGATCGTTCGATTGCGCACTTCCTATATCAACGACCAAAAGAAACGTCTACAACTACTAGTTGATGAAAGGACCTCTCAATTAGAGCATCAAAACAACAAGGTAAAGGAACAAGCCGATGAGCTGAAGATGTATAACGAATCCCTGAATGCCCTTAATGAAACCCTGGAAGAAACAGTCAAGGCCAGAACCAAAGAACTGCGCCACAAGAATGAAAAGCTCGCTGAATACGCCTTTATCAATGCGCACAACCTGCGCGTACCAGTGGCCAATATTAAAGGGATCATTCAGCTATTTAGTCAGAACAAATCAAGGGAAGAGATAGAGGAACTGATAGAACTACTCAGAGGTCAATCAGAAAAGCTGGACAAAGTCCTACTCGACATCCAACAGATGCTCGACAAAGATGAATCTTTAAACAAAAACAAAGGCCGCTTCAAGCCAATCGATAAGTCAGAGTATGGGCTTTAG
- a CDS encoding transposase family protein — protein sequence MASESIIWYLGKVKDHRRGAGQRHSLELVLVIVLMSVMSGYYGYRAIGDFIERNRENLLSTFQPKQDRLPTFYTIRRVLMGLDFDSFSHQFYQWSKAYVSIESGE from the coding sequence ATGGCATCAGAAAGTATCATTTGGTATTTAGGAAAAGTGAAGGATCACAGGCGTGGTGCGGGTCAGCGACATTCTCTGGAATTGGTACTGGTCATCGTGCTGATGTCGGTAATGAGCGGCTACTATGGTTATCGTGCTATTGGAGATTTTATAGAAAGAAATAGAGAGAACTTATTGTCTACTTTTCAGCCCAAACAAGACAGATTACCGACTTTTTATACTATTCGAAGAGTGTTGATGGGATTGGATTTTGATTCCTTTTCTCATCAATTCTATCAGTGGAGTAAAGCCTATGTTTCGATAGAGTCTGGAGAATAG
- a CDS encoding ISAs1 family transposase has translation MSKKTVEVIIASGNNYVIGVKKNQKTLYQSIEKCAQEKPIGYYSQLERNKGRIENRDVTVFNLPEEIKKQWTGAQHGIKIRREVKVNGRYREENAYYLSSIKNGSALLYNYGIRNHWHIENSLHWTKDVTMKEDASKIRLGNAPSIISTLKNGAMNIFRKQGMNQIAKATRLVANDIETLNKLIN, from the coding sequence TTGTCAAAAAAAACGGTAGAAGTGATTATAGCTAGTGGAAATAATTATGTAATTGGAGTGAAGAAAAATCAAAAGACACTCTACCAGAGCATCGAAAAGTGTGCCCAAGAAAAGCCTATAGGTTATTATTCTCAGCTAGAGAGAAACAAAGGAAGAATAGAAAATAGAGATGTAACAGTGTTCAATTTGCCAGAGGAAATAAAAAAACAATGGACTGGTGCACAACACGGCATCAAAATTAGAAGAGAAGTAAAAGTCAATGGACGCTACAGGGAAGAAAACGCGTATTATTTAAGCAGCATAAAGAATGGAAGTGCATTATTATACAACTATGGGATAAGGAATCATTGGCACATTGAAAACAGTCTACACTGGACCAAAGATGTAACGATGAAAGAAGATGCCTCTAAAATCAGATTAGGCAACGCTCCATCAATTATATCCACGCTTAAAAATGGTGCAATGAATATATTTAGAAAACAAGGCATGAATCAAATAGCAAAGGCCACCAGACTGGTAGCCAATGATATTGAGACTCTAAACAAACTAATCAATTAG